TTGAGTTTGTCGGAAAGTTCGGCATAATCGACATGCGCCGAACTGATGCGCTCGTGAATATCCTGCGCGGTAAAGTAATAGCGCAGCATACGGGCGGTACGGGGGTGGCGGTGCTGCCCGCGCAAGCGGTAAAACAGCGCGGCACGGCATTGGTTGAACGCGGCAATCACGCCGGTATTTTTCATGGCCAAGTCAATTTGGCGGTTGCCCAGCCAAGCAGCCTCGTCCGGATCGAAAAAATCGGCTTTGGCATCGAAATATTCACCCAGCGCTTCATAGGCTTTCGCCATACTTTCCTGTACGGGGCGGTTGGGAAAAAGTATGTGGAACACCAGCGTACACGCACTGTACAGCAGCGTGCCGAGCAAAATCATCACCGGATTGGTCAGCCAAAATGTTTCGGGGGTGTAGGTGAGCGATGTATAAGTGGCCACCGCCAGCGCGCCGAATGCAAAGGTGCGGTAACGCAAGCCAATTGCCCCCAAAATGGTAAAGCCGAACGTCATCGCAGTCATTGCGGCAATAAACGGCAAACCCGTTCCCAACGTGCTTTGCGCGGTAAGCGATGCAACGGTAAACAGAAACACCGTGATAATGATGTTTTTCAGACGGCCTGTCAGACGGTTATCCAAATCCACCAAACCGCCGGCGATAATCCCCAACACCAGCGGCATCGCCAAAGCAGGCACGTCAAACCGCCAAACCAAAGTTGCAGCAATAAACACGCTGGCCAATACGGGCAGCGAGGTCAGCAGCAGGGGTTTGAGCGGAGGCGTTTTCATATTGTCGGGCAAATCATTACAAAACAAACGGAATTTTAACAGCAAATGCGACAGTACCGCACGTTTTGTGCCGCCGTTTGCCGTCCGAACAGCCAAAGGCCGTCTGCAAAACCGCCTTCCGCACAACATTCCGGAAACAGTTTTGCAGACGGCCCAAATCCGCAAAAATTATTGTTTGGCCGCCCATTCCGCAGGCGTGGCGGCGGTACTGATGGACAGCGCATGCAGTTCGTTGCTGGCGAGTTTTTCCTTCAAACCGTCTTTAATCAGGCGGTGGCGCGCCAGCCGAGCCTTTCCCTCGAATGCGGACGAAACAATCACCGCAAAAAAGTGGTGGCCGTCGCCCTCCACTTCCACATATTCACACGGCGCAACGCCTTCGATCAACGCTTTGACTTGTTCGGTGGTCAGCATAATGAGTCCCTTTGTTCAAACGATAAAACCGCGCTCATTATACCGAATAATGCCGCATACGGAATGTTCCGCCCCCGTTTTGCAGACGGCCTTGCTGCCCCGCCCGTGCAACTTTTGCCGCCCACCTTGGCAAACGACTGCTGTAAGCGGTGCAGAGTAGGGTAAAATCGGCATTCCGAAAGCAAACGCGGCATCATGCCCCGAACACAGAAAGCAGAGCAATGAACATTACCGTATTGGCCGTCGGCACCAAAATGCCGCGCTGGGTGGACGAAGCCGTAGGAGAATATGCCAAACGCTTCGGCAGAGACATCCACTACACCCTGAAAGAAATCAAACCCGAAAAACGCGGTGCCGGCACCAATGCCGCCCAAGGCATGGCGGCCGAAGAAAAACGCATACTCGAAGCCCTGCCTTCGGGCGCGTATCTGGTGGTATTGGACGAGCGCGGCAAAGCGCCCACTTCGGTAGAGCTGGCAGCGCATCTGAAACAATGGCAGCAAAACGGCGAACACG
The nucleotide sequence above comes from Neisseria animalis. Encoded proteins:
- the rlmH gene encoding 23S rRNA (pseudouridine(1915)-N(3))-methyltransferase RlmH produces the protein MNITVLAVGTKMPRWVDEAVGEYAKRFGRDIHYTLKEIKPEKRGAGTNAAQGMAAEEKRILEALPSGAYLVVLDERGKAPTSVELAAHLKQWQQNGEHVCFVIGGADGMTDYLKQQARMMMRLSSLTLPHGMVRVLLTEQLYRAVSILHNHPYHRE
- a CDS encoding BolA family protein — translated: MLTTEQVKALIEGVAPCEYVEVEGDGHHFFAVIVSSAFEGKARLARHRLIKDGLKEKLASNELHALSISTAATPAEWAAKQ